In Thermospira aquatica, the following proteins share a genomic window:
- a CDS encoding PEGA domain-containing protein: MYRVIILFFLGWVSSWGWVFISSDPLQADVFINDQKVGKTPYIITNEPPRFSLTLAKPGYTSIKTSVKISSRITNMNYTLSSESFHIQLPGHDTILINGQKFRADEIKNLAQGIYQFTVQSNTLSITKINPNKPFFYFSIGVTTTGLVTGALGLLMGSFEYEKFKTAQTYDKAVKSMQASMFYDNLALWGLGLAAVGGVATFYLDAENALFKKKANQFIVPKSGYYGQDKLLYEEALDFLAREKNDEVIQKFETLLSLYPESPLIPAALYQWGRILKQKKAYSDAYQIFLKILSTYPVIDFYEFTLYELFTLEIARKQFQKAESYLSMIKSVQFFYSVEDGDWFELDLYRAWSKEDPTKQSLYEQKKKKFIDTSSYSSERRLFLQKE; encoded by the coding sequence ATGTATCGAGTAATAATTCTCTTTTTCTTAGGGTGGGTGAGTAGCTGGGGATGGGTGTTTATCTCATCCGATCCCTTACAAGCCGACGTCTTTATCAATGATCAAAAAGTTGGAAAAACACCTTATATCATTACCAATGAACCACCTCGTTTCTCCCTCACGCTAGCCAAACCAGGGTACACCTCGATTAAGACCAGTGTCAAGATCTCAAGCCGCATCACGAACATGAATTATACACTTTCCAGTGAAAGTTTTCACATTCAGTTACCAGGACATGATACCATCCTCATCAATGGACAAAAGTTTCGTGCTGATGAAATCAAAAATCTTGCTCAGGGAATCTATCAGTTTACCGTTCAGAGTAACACCCTCTCTATCACTAAAATCAATCCCAACAAGCCATTTTTTTACTTTAGCATTGGGGTAACAACTACAGGACTGGTAACAGGTGCTTTAGGCCTTCTTATGGGATCCTTTGAATATGAAAAATTCAAAACAGCTCAAACTTATGATAAGGCGGTGAAAAGCATGCAAGCAAGTATGTTTTATGACAACCTGGCTCTCTGGGGACTTGGCCTTGCCGCTGTCGGCGGAGTGGCCACTTTTTATCTGGATGCGGAAAATGCACTTTTTAAAAAGAAAGCGAATCAATTCATTGTCCCCAAAAGTGGTTACTACGGACAAGACAAACTTCTCTATGAAGAAGCCCTCGATTTTCTAGCACGTGAGAAAAATGATGAAGTCATTCAAAAATTTGAAACCCTCCTCTCTCTCTATCCCGAAAGCCCTTTGATTCCCGCGGCACTTTACCAATGGGGAAGAATCCTCAAACAAAAAAAAGCCTATAGTGACGCCTACCAGATCTTTCTGAAAATCCTGTCAACATACCCTGTGATTGATTTCTATGAATTTACTCTCTATGAACTTTTTACACTTGAAATAGCAAGAAAACAGTTTCAAAAAGCAGAATCCTACCTCTCCATGATAAAAAGTGTTCAGTTCTTTTATTCTGTGGAAGATGGAGACTGGTTTGAGCTTGATCTCTACCGCGCATGGAGTAAAGAAGACCCTACCAAACAAAGCCTCTATGAACAAAAGAAAAAAAAGTTCATCGATACTTCTTCATACAGTTCAGAGAGAAGGCTTTTTCTCCAGAAGGAATAG
- a CDS encoding sigma-70 family RNA polymerase sigma factor, with protein sequence MQFFSDKEATTRQFFYSSLTDEELLTLVSKDKSAEKEFYHRYRYRILRWIAPFHFWDKDDLFQEALIALYEAMKTYDPDRHTGFKTYANTCIRNRIVSYMRKFSTMVDYVDPEVMSEIPGEGSLKGVEEKLFFEEFLHTLSSLEQKILVKRFIERKSYVDIAAELAISPKKVDNILYKIRHELEKYQKQEDDHEA encoded by the coding sequence ATGCAATTTTTCTCCGATAAAGAGGCAACCACGCGACAGTTTTTTTATTCTTCATTGACAGACGAAGAGTTGCTTACGTTGGTGTCAAAAGATAAAAGCGCCGAAAAAGAGTTTTATCATCGGTATCGTTACCGCATTCTTAGGTGGATTGCCCCTTTTCACTTCTGGGATAAGGATGATCTTTTTCAGGAGGCGCTTATTGCACTGTATGAAGCCATGAAGACCTATGATCCAGATAGACATACTGGTTTCAAAACCTATGCCAATACATGTATCAGGAATCGCATTGTGAGTTATATGAGAAAGTTTTCGACGATGGTAGATTATGTTGATCCTGAGGTTATGTCAGAAATCCCTGGAGAGGGGTCTTTGAAAGGTGTAGAAGAGAAACTCTTTTTTGAGGAGTTTTTGCATACCCTTTCCTCTTTAGAGCAAAAAATACTTGTGAAACGATTTATAGAAAGAAAAAGTTATGTGGATATTGCTGCTGAACTTGCAATTTCTCCCAAAAAGGTAGATAATATTCTCTACAAGATTCGTCATGAGCTTGAAAAGTATCAAAAACAGGAGGATGATCATGAAGCTTAA
- a CDS encoding MlaE family ABC transporter permease: MGRILEWFSRQWTGFRRFVRFLGGIYALIVYSIKNYFGEKKGRDQVNAIIVMQMYFTGVMAVKIISFVALALGAITILQGFTQLSRVGALDFVGRLLNIVIVRELGPVLTAFIVLSRSGTAIAAEIGTMMVNDEVNALEIQGIDTLKFIVFPRITGMVLSLVLLNIYFSTLALVGGFVVANIVGGVSYELFFEYVFNSITLLDILASFLKCVLFGIFIATVSVFHGFQAFVSTQIPQVTTAAVMSSISVLFVLDAILTVIFYI, translated from the coding sequence ATGGGTCGTATCCTGGAGTGGTTTTCAAGACAGTGGACTGGGTTTCGAAGGTTTGTTCGTTTTTTGGGTGGAATATATGCTTTAATTGTTTACTCTATAAAAAACTATTTTGGAGAAAAAAAGGGACGGGACCAGGTCAACGCCATCATAGTGATGCAAATGTATTTTACAGGAGTAATGGCTGTTAAGATTATCAGTTTTGTGGCATTGGCTCTTGGGGCTATTACCATATTGCAGGGGTTTACGCAGCTTTCCAGAGTAGGCGCCCTTGATTTTGTTGGAAGACTTCTGAATATTGTGATCGTTCGAGAATTGGGACCTGTATTGACGGCTTTTATTGTACTCAGTCGTTCGGGGACGGCTATTGCCGCTGAGATTGGTACCATGATGGTGAACGATGAGGTAAACGCTCTGGAAATTCAGGGAATTGATACACTGAAGTTTATTGTTTTCCCAAGAATCACCGGTATGGTGCTTTCCCTTGTGTTGTTAAATATTTATTTTAGTACTCTTGCCCTTGTAGGAGGATTTGTGGTGGCGAATATTGTGGGAGGTGTCTCGTACGAACTTTTTTTTGAGTATGTTTTTAACAGTATTACCTTGCTTGATATTCTGGCAAGTTTTTTGAAATGTGTCCTTTTTGGTATTTTTATCGCCACGGTTTCTGTTTTTCATGGGTTTCAGGCTTTTGTGAGTACCCAGATTCCTCAGGTTACGACGGCCGCAGTCATGAGCTCAATTAGTGTGCTTTTTGTTCTGGATGCGATCTTGACAGTGATATTTTATATTTAG
- a CDS encoding ATP-binding cassette domain-containing protein: MGNIYIKKLSLVMGDSVILDSIEEFIPSGTVYYILGKSGSGKSLLLKTIAGLQLVQKGEIIVDGKNILNFNQREMLAYHCRCGFVFQNAALISNMSIEENLTLFFRYNYNMSFKESIKKVMPYIEMFQLEKELKYRPAALSMGERMLVNIVRAIMHDPEYIFWDNPMANLDPASKKKVRSLFVELKEKGKTMLLVSDDVPFGSCVASRIGYLEEGKLLFSGSLEEAKKSGLEGLGTLLCHAE; the protein is encoded by the coding sequence GTGGGAAACATTTATATCAAAAAACTTTCTCTCGTGATGGGTGATTCTGTCATATTGGATTCGATCGAGGAGTTTATTCCTTCGGGAACAGTGTACTATATTCTCGGGAAATCCGGAAGTGGAAAATCTTTGCTTTTAAAAACAATAGCGGGGCTCCAGCTTGTTCAGAAAGGAGAGATTATTGTTGATGGGAAAAATATCCTGAATTTCAATCAGAGAGAAATGCTTGCTTATCATTGTCGGTGTGGTTTTGTGTTTCAAAATGCTGCCCTCATTAGCAATATGTCTATAGAAGAAAACCTGACGCTCTTTTTCCGATATAACTACAACATGAGTTTTAAAGAATCTATCAAAAAAGTGATGCCATACATAGAAATGTTTCAGCTTGAGAAGGAATTGAAGTACAGGCCAGCGGCACTGAGTATGGGAGAACGGATGCTGGTGAATATTGTTCGGGCGATAATGCATGATCCTGAGTATATTTTCTGGGATAATCCCATGGCAAATCTTGACCCAGCATCAAAGAAAAAGGTGCGCTCTCTTTTTGTAGAACTGAAAGAAAAAGGCAAAACTATGTTATTGGTGAGTGACGATGTGCCTTTTGGCAGCTGTGTTGCTTCTCGCATCGGCTATCTTGAAGAGGGGAAACTTCTTTTTAGTGGCTCTCTTGAAGAAGCGAAAAAATCTGGTCTGGAAGGACTGGGGACACTTTTATGCCACGCTGAATAG
- a CDS encoding MlaD family protein: MPFTFKAAQKAVSVFIFVGIFSLLTVVILILRGSEVLQQKIWYYTILEEAYSITSGMPVKYKGITIGKVKRLRLTSDRKVSLDFYVLKEYYELMQENSVLKVQTSLLGGASLMLVVPLEESQLLPSGSLVLSMDMPRGREILALVAQQQPAKDDLTARVKDVLDGVIELKPTIQGILANLQNTTGELNLIVRGLRTGESTVMSDKLLASLANLQDITKNLKELTLLLRSDNNTVGAFLQDKKQLYTKLESILGSVDKSLQSLSKVSTKLETTPDDVKQLTSLLKDNLIELRAVLQSLRNILGGSTSSPSLKQGERK; the protein is encoded by the coding sequence ATGCCGTTTACCTTTAAAGCAGCTCAGAAGGCTGTTTCCGTTTTTATTTTTGTGGGAATTTTTTCTCTCTTGACCGTTGTAATTCTGATCTTACGCGGGAGTGAAGTTCTCCAGCAAAAGATATGGTACTATACCATTTTAGAAGAAGCTTATAGCATTACAAGCGGCATGCCAGTAAAGTATAAGGGTATCACCATCGGGAAGGTTAAGCGTTTAAGACTCACCTCTGATAGAAAGGTTTCTCTTGATTTTTATGTTCTCAAAGAGTATTATGAACTTATGCAGGAGAATAGTGTTCTCAAAGTTCAGACGTCCCTTCTTGGTGGAGCTTCTCTGATGCTTGTGGTTCCTCTTGAGGAATCGCAGCTTTTACCTTCTGGGAGTCTCGTTCTTTCGATGGATATGCCTCGTGGGCGGGAGATTCTGGCCCTGGTGGCTCAGCAGCAACCTGCAAAAGATGATCTCACTGCCAGGGTAAAAGATGTCCTTGATGGTGTGATAGAACTCAAGCCAACGATTCAGGGTATACTGGCAAACCTGCAGAATACCACAGGAGAGCTCAATCTTATTGTTCGTGGACTTCGCACGGGCGAATCTACGGTGATGTCGGATAAACTTCTCGCTTCTCTGGCTAATCTCCAGGATATCACCAAGAATCTCAAAGAGCTCACACTTCTCCTTCGTTCAGATAACAATACGGTTGGAGCCTTCTTACAGGACAAAAAACAGCTTTACACAAAGTTGGAGAGCATCCTTGGTTCGGTTGATAAAAGTCTCCAGAGTCTCTCCAAAGTAAGCACAAAACTTGAAACCACACCGGATGATGTCAAACAGCTTACCTCTCTTTTGAAAGATAATCTTATCGAACTCCGCGCTGTGCTTCAGAGTTTAAGAAATATTCTCGGTGGAAGTACCTCATCTCCATCTTTGAAACAAGGAGAACGAAAATGA
- a CDS encoding tetratricopeptide repeat protein — MKRKIFLGLLLSVVVFTGCSGNPTLRSDVKKSIERQSLSGITAFRRGEYESAMSFFEEALQLAYQLYLPAEIIKQYANLAEISLRLGQLDKAGSFLVAAETIAGKEKLSSFDLLLVKARFYQEKKDISQAQKIYEEVVQIAKTKSEKILARIHYADLWIASTNWNEAQRILDEAWWNLFLFSDNDILGLYYYQRGVVAQGKKEYDKAIQEFKKALIYDRRAENLEGIVKDILRLGEVYALKNDEAWSNYYQEMAKILLDKNQNPR, encoded by the coding sequence ATGAAGCGGAAGATTTTTTTAGGATTGTTGCTGAGTGTGGTTGTTTTCACAGGGTGTAGTGGCAATCCTACTCTTCGGAGTGATGTCAAAAAGAGCATCGAACGACAGAGTCTTTCGGGTATTACAGCCTTTCGTCGGGGGGAGTATGAGTCTGCCATGTCTTTTTTTGAGGAAGCCCTTCAGTTGGCGTATCAACTTTACCTTCCCGCAGAAATCATCAAACAGTATGCTAATCTTGCTGAGATTTCACTCCGGCTTGGACAACTTGATAAGGCAGGGTCTTTTCTTGTTGCAGCAGAAACCATAGCAGGAAAGGAAAAGCTCTCTTCGTTTGATCTCTTGTTGGTAAAAGCTCGTTTCTATCAGGAGAAAAAAGATATATCACAGGCTCAAAAAATCTATGAAGAGGTAGTACAGATAGCAAAAACAAAAAGTGAAAAGATTCTTGCAAGAATTCACTATGCAGATCTCTGGATAGCGAGTACTAACTGGAATGAGGCCCAGCGGATTCTCGATGAAGCCTGGTGGAATCTTTTTCTTTTCTCCGATAATGATATTTTAGGATTGTATTACTATCAAAGGGGAGTAGTGGCTCAGGGGAAAAAAGAGTATGATAAAGCCATTCAGGAGTTTAAGAAGGCCCTCATTTACGATCGCAGAGCCGAAAATCTTGAAGGGATAGTGAAAGATATTTTAAGACTTGGTGAGGTCTATGCACTGAAAAATGACGAGGCCTGGTCAAACTATTATCAGGAGATGGCAAAAATTCTACTTGACAAAAACCAAAATCCACGCTAA
- the xseA gene encoding exodeoxyribonuclease VII large subunit, translating into MPQEVLFPDRYFSVSEIGERADEALRGAFPDTFWVRGEITNLSNQKNLDLSKNYIFCSLKDEFSQITLYIPASSPAFKLIPSLKDGIEVYVYGKINYYTKQNSISIRVLDLLISGEGELKRQFELMKKRLLEEGLFDPSHKKPLPRFPRCVGVITSPTGAALQDILNRTQQPHGALDIIVFPVQVQGKTAAFEIAAAIEVANQYFQDMVDVLIVGRGGGSVEDLWAFNEEVVARAIYASHIPIISAVGHEVDWTIADYVADYRAPTPTAAAEHLMKEIITQNRTLQYYASTLWNTLDNRFRLVSQRLTNANPTALFHLTETRFQNTKKQLHNHLIRMSLPLQHKIEKYSFHLDKLSENILSLYHARLQKAHHTLSLLGEKLTKLNPQKILERGFSLTFIQTKTGEKLLRSPHEAPEGSLLRTQLATGDVFSEVTPTTQ; encoded by the coding sequence ATGCCCCAGGAAGTTCTTTTTCCTGATAGGTATTTTTCAGTATCGGAGATCGGGGAACGTGCAGATGAGGCTCTCAGAGGCGCGTTCCCCGATACCTTTTGGGTTCGTGGAGAAATCACCAATCTTAGCAACCAAAAAAATCTTGATCTCTCAAAAAACTATATTTTTTGTTCCCTCAAAGACGAGTTTTCGCAAATCACCCTCTACATCCCCGCTTCTTCCCCTGCCTTTAAACTCATCCCTTCTCTCAAAGACGGGATAGAAGTGTACGTTTACGGTAAAATAAACTATTATACCAAACAAAACTCCATCAGTATCCGTGTCCTCGATCTTCTCATAAGCGGTGAAGGGGAACTCAAGAGACAATTTGAACTGATGAAAAAACGTCTCCTGGAGGAAGGTCTCTTTGACCCAAGTCACAAGAAACCTCTCCCCCGTTTTCCTCGATGTGTGGGGGTCATTACCTCTCCAACTGGTGCCGCTCTCCAGGATATTCTGAATCGCACTCAACAACCTCATGGAGCTCTGGATATTATTGTTTTCCCTGTCCAGGTCCAGGGGAAAACAGCCGCTTTTGAGATTGCAGCCGCTATAGAAGTAGCCAATCAATACTTCCAGGATATGGTGGATGTGCTCATTGTAGGGCGTGGTGGAGGATCCGTTGAGGACCTGTGGGCATTTAACGAAGAAGTGGTGGCTCGAGCTATCTATGCTTCACATATCCCTATTATCTCCGCCGTGGGACATGAGGTAGACTGGACCATCGCCGACTATGTCGCTGATTACCGTGCCCCGACACCCACCGCTGCAGCAGAACACCTCATGAAGGAAATCATCACCCAGAACAGAACCCTCCAATACTACGCTTCAACGCTCTGGAATACCCTCGACAACCGCTTTCGCCTGGTAAGCCAGAGACTTACCAACGCCAATCCCACCGCGCTCTTTCACCTCACAGAAACCCGTTTCCAGAACACCAAAAAACAACTTCACAATCACCTGATAAGGATGAGTTTACCCCTCCAGCACAAAATCGAAAAGTATTCCTTCCACCTGGATAAATTAAGCGAAAACATCCTGTCTCTCTATCATGCAAGACTTCAAAAAGCCCATCACACCCTTTCCCTTCTTGGAGAAAAGCTCACAAAACTCAATCCCCAAAAGATCCTCGAAAGAGGCTTTTCTCTCACCTTTATCCAGACGAAAACAGGTGAAAAGCTCCTTCGTTCTCCACATGAAGCACCCGAAGGATCACTTCTCAGAACTCAGCTTGCCACCGGCGATGTCTTCTCAGAGGTAACGCCTACCACGCAGTAG
- the rpmE gene encoding 50S ribosomal protein L31, producing MKANIHPQLYDTLVKCTCGNEFTIRTAVPEINVEVCAKCHPFYTGQKKLVERGGMVERFKKRYNIK from the coding sequence ATGAAAGCAAATATTCATCCTCAGCTCTATGATACACTCGTCAAATGTACCTGTGGCAACGAGTTTACCATTCGTACAGCTGTACCGGAGATCAATGTAGAAGTCTGTGCGAAATGTCATCCCTTCTACACAGGGCAGAAGAAGCTCGTTGAGCGTGGTGGTATGGTAGAACGCTTCAAGAAACGCTACAATATCAAGTAA
- a CDS encoding IS1595 family transposase has product MEKDFFTLSENGAYQILEKALWPEGAICPHCKAKAHLLSCRLVYQCTKCGRQFSLKSQSIMRKSHLSPKVWLIAIFLVSQDGGINAVKLSQLLHISYKASWLLLQKLRSLMRLTNRHYTTQNPYENLLKPFSFFPVSNAASGKISPRCRLSKLMRMIPLPNFTFTLWMM; this is encoded by the coding sequence ATGGAAAAGGATTTTTTCACCCTCTCAGAAAACGGGGCCTACCAGATCCTCGAAAAAGCCCTCTGGCCAGAAGGGGCGATCTGTCCCCACTGTAAGGCAAAGGCTCACCTTCTCTCGTGCCGGCTGGTGTATCAGTGTACCAAATGCGGGAGGCAATTCTCCCTTAAAAGCCAATCCATCATGCGAAAAAGTCACCTCTCGCCAAAGGTTTGGCTTATCGCCATCTTTCTTGTCTCTCAAGATGGCGGCATAAACGCCGTGAAACTTTCCCAACTTCTTCATATTAGCTACAAGGCAAGCTGGCTTCTTCTTCAAAAGCTACGAAGCCTCATGCGGCTTACCAACCGACACTACACTACACAAAATCCATACGAAAACTTGTTAAAACCTTTTTCTTTCTTTCCGGTATCAAACGCCGCCAGCGGAAAAATTTCTCCCCGATGCAGGTTGTCGAAATTGATGCGGATGATACCCCTTCCAAACTTCACATTCACCTTGTGGATGATGTGA
- a CDS encoding transposase has translation MQVVEIDADDTPSKLHIHLVDDVSIDWLSDFFGKFFRHTPVEKRTPWLSNLHDGLKELLEGVYHYGCRKHMQRYLDEFCFRFNIEDASTRLQELLKRLGKRRQLLPWKKLIAEGLILPIHA, from the coding sequence ATGCAGGTTGTCGAAATTGATGCGGATGATACCCCTTCCAAACTTCACATTCACCTTGTGGATGATGTGAGTATCGATTGGCTTTCAGACTTTTTTGGCAAATTTTTCCGCCATACGCCTGTTGAAAAAAGAACGCCCTGGCTTTCAAATCTTCATGACGGCTTAAAAGAACTTCTCGAGGGGGTGTATCACTACGGTTGCCGAAAACACATGCAGCGCTACCTTGATGAGTTTTGTTTTCGGTTTAATATAGAAGATGCTTCGACCAGGCTACAAGAGCTTTTAAAAAGGCTTGGTAAGCGTCGCCAGCTCCTCCCGTGGAAAAAGCTTATTGCTGAAGGGCTTATTCTCCCCATCCACGCGTAG